One genomic window of Glycine max cultivar Williams 82 chromosome 16, Glycine_max_v4.0, whole genome shotgun sequence includes the following:
- the LOC100811209 gene encoding kunitz trypsin inhibitor 5, with protein sequence MKVSIAKFHSLPLCFLLLLAINTQPLLAAEPEPVVDKQGNPLVPGVGYYVWPLWADNGGLTLGQTRNKTCPLDVIRDPSFIGSPVRFHASGLNHIPTLTDLTIDFPVVTVCNQPTVWRLSKEGSGFWFVSTRGNPQDLITKFKIERLEGDHAYEIYSFKFCPSVPGVLCAPVGTFVDADGTKVMAVGDNIDPYYVRFQKVSTFGQDKKQPFSIV encoded by the coding sequence atgaaGGTTTCCATTGCCAAGTTTCACTCCCTTCCCCTATGTTTTCTCCTTCTCTTGGCCATCAACACACAGCCACTGCTAGCAGCTGAACCAGAGCCAGTGGTAGATAAGCAAGGGAACCCTTTGGTGCCAGGAGTAGGGTACTATGTGTGGCCACTTTGGGCTGATAATGGAGGCCTCACACTAGGCCAAACAAGGAACAAAACATGCCCTCTTGATGTTATCCGTGACCCTTCATTCATAGGGTCCCCAGTGAGGTTCCATGCATCAGGCCTTAATCACATTCCAACACTCACTGATCTCACCATTGATTTCCCTGTGGTGACAGTGTGCAACCAGCCAACAGTGTGGAGGCTGAGCAAGGAAGGATCAGGGTTCTGGTTTGTGAGCACTAGGGGTAACCCTCAGGACCTCATTACCAAGTTCAAGATTGAGAGGCTTGAAGGGGATCATGCCTATGAGATCTACAGCTTCAAGTTCTGCCCTAGTGTGCCTGGTGTGCTATGTGCTCCTGTGGGGACTTTTGTGGATGCTGATGGAACCAAAGTCATGGCTGTGGGTGATAACATTGACCCTTACTATGTGAGGTTCCAGAAAGTCTCCACCTTTGGTCAAGACAAGAAACAACCTTTTAGCATAGTgtag